A genomic stretch from Pochonia chlamydosporia 170 chromosome 4, whole genome shotgun sequence includes:
- a CDS encoding FAD binding domain-containing protein (similar to Neosartorya fischeri NRRL 181 XP_001263978.1) — protein sequence MSPVSDLVDVLIIGAGPAGLTAANCFNGTNLRVRVIDRKDGPEKAGRADGLKSISLEILDTFGIGDTILKDSQRCEEIVLWNPDKNGVIKRTMTIADKVEELMKPREVTLDQGRIEAVMGENLQKHGSVKISWNTQPVDVKLDSRLKDDPESYPITVTLQNNATDTIETICAKYVIGSDGARSWLRKHLNIKFTGDLTDSTWGVLNMIPKTNFPDIRKVFVVHSTRGTVMGVPREDKLVRFYISMDGGHRNTSLDAKSVTAENIVTAAQAILHPYTLEAGNIPWWSAYCVGQRVADEFSHQNRIFLAGDAVHTHSPKAGQGMNTSIQDGYNIGWKLRYCLERKCDTALLSTYESERRPIAQALINFDREYLEFFARTDTTHDEFLKAYVAAQKFTTGIGIQYPTSLVVQTMETQAQSHFLATKLAHGMRLPDFQMVNQSDGVPIRAYHRLSSDGRFRILVFPGDIAEGAATDRFSRLGDRLAKGLTRNPGVEIITVHSSRRADVELMDLHPVFRPWDDENGWNYWTVYADDDSYHDGHGHVYERCGIDRNTGCIVLLRPDGYVSLICGLEDTGAIEGFFDRLKVKEVVVDIGKKEVNGDIRGDVLTLGSLIQV from the exons ATGTCGCCGGTCAGTGACCTTGTCGATGTTCTCATTATTGGGGCCGGGCCCGCTGG CTTAACAGCGGCAAATTGCTTCAATGGTACCAACCTGAGAGTCCGAGTAATTGATAGGAAGGATGGCCCGGAGAAGGCGGGTAGAGCCGACGGACTCAAAAGCATATCCCTCGAAATATTAGATACATTTGGTATCGGTGACACGATTCTCAAAGATTCGCAGAGATGCGAAGAGATTGTTCTTTGGAATCCTGACAAGAATGGCGTCATTAAAAGAACGATGACAATTGCGGACAAGGTCGAAGAACTGATGAAACCACGAGAAGTCACGCTGGACCAGG GACGAATTGAAGCCGTCATGGGTGAAAATCTCCAAAAACATGGGAGTGTCAAGATTTCCTGGAACACTCAGCCTGTTGACGTGAAACTTGACTCTAGGCTTAAAGATGACCCGGAATCATACCCGATCACAGTGACTTTGCAAAACAACGCAACAGACACTATAGAGACGATTTGTGCAAAGTATGTGATCGGAAGTGACGGTGCTCGGAGTTGGCTGCGCAAGcatctcaacatcaagttcACGGGAGATCTAACAGACTCAACATGGG GTGTGTTAAACATGATACCAAAGACCAACTTCCCCGATATCCGCAAAgtcttcgtcgtccattCAACCCGCGGCACCGTCATGGGCGTCCCAAGAGAAGACAAGCTCGTCCGATTCTACATCAGCATGGACGGCGGCCACCGCAACACATCACTTGATGCAAAGAGCGTCACCGCAGAAAACATCGTCACTGCCGCGCAAGCTATTCTTCATCCGTATACTCTTGAGGCAGGCAACATCCCCTGGTGGTCAGCCTACTGCGTCGGACAACGAGTCGCCGACGAATTCTCTCACCAGAACAGAATATTCCttgctggagatgccgtTCACACTCACTCACCGAAAGCTGGTCAGGGTATGAACACCAGTATTCAGGACGGGTACAATATTGGCTGGAAACTCCGGTACTGTCTTGAGCGCAAATGTGACACGGCGCTACTTTCGACGTATGAAAGCGAGCGTCGTCCGATTGCACAGGCTCTGATCAACTTTGATAGAGAGTATCTCGAGTTCTTCGCCAGAACTGACACAACCCATGATGAGTTCTTGAAAGCATATGTTGCGGCTCAGAAGTTTACAACCGGAATCGGGATCCAATATCCTACCTCGCTGGTTGTGCAGACGATGGAGACACAGGCGCAGTCACATTTTCTGGCTACGAAATTGGCTCATGGAATGCGTCTCCCGGATTTCCAAATGGTGAATCAGTCAGATGGCGTCCCAATTCGTGCTTACCACCGATTAAGCTCTGACGGCCGCTTCCGCATTCTTGTGTTTCCCGGCGATATTGCTGAGGGCGCTGCTACGGACCGATTCAGTCGTTTGGGAGACAGGCTTGCCAAAGGCTTGACTCGAAATCCTGGAGTGGAGATAATCACAGTTCACAGTTCGAGACGTGCAGATGTTGAGTTGATGGATTTGCACCCCGTTTTCAGGCCctgggatgatgagaatgggTGGAACTATTGGACTGTGTACGCTGACGACGACAGTTATCACGATGGTCATGGGCATGTATATGAAAGGTGCGGAATTGATAGAAATACCGGTTGTATAGTGTTATTGCGACCTGATGGATATGTCAGTCTCATCTGCGGCTTGGAAGATACTGGTGCTATAGAAGGATTCTTCGATAGGCTAAAGGTGAAGGAGGTAGTCGTGGACATTGGGAAAAAGGAAGTCAACGGTGATATAAGAGGCGATGTTCTTACTCTTGGATCTCTAATTCAGGTTTAG
- a CDS encoding glutathione synthetase ATP-binding protein (similar to Glarea lozoyensis ATCC 20868 XP_008086173.1): MAVNQKLQVHSKQNDSILLEASWSLLDSPPAQNSWQSIDISFQQTLVSSPIEVLNHLDDIYIVSDDATQKIDSKSFTSPKAFQFLLQCLQATASGTHHGRLVKLIIPLQQGYITRSDIIPLRLRDSEYVETAVSFAEPLQTYSGTGVPGTKASLSAIFSSAAAGLLLHQTPGSDIQAEYQTLSLSAESDLDNRLSLPWILPGTPPQKTLVLVDANSAHPEDGLGLYIAARELGIKLVVLDNGGSWLEKEEHAHWREAFIPTRITNPPEAEVGNHILRSVQAYGKPVDGIITFADSFWPYIAEIAPQLGLKTASPEALRTATNKYLLSKYVGHTAYNAFNLEDALDIANKHQLPYPLIVKPCDGWSSEGVSRVDNIEALTTAVQVIDNSRHGNEFVIEQYCEGPEVDINFVLQDGEILFFEVCDDLPKSADINGHSTTSHSNFHELNSVYPSILPQDEIALLRDSFLNTMLSLGLRDGIMHLEGRVQYSSMEYRLQNGITDLVPAKTTRPPEAWLIEINPRPLGMTGSYIIESTYGIDYWGLALLLGVSDKERVRALSKPYKLGPQYTCIMVFIPVDYPVTCQGIFDSEDVCADLKARRPDLAKQISRCACLVKRGQKVPHPSTGRNTFLAYFNVFSREGRDHALELARQVREEVRYSFI; encoded by the exons ATGGCAGTGAACCAGAAATTACAAGTTCACTCAAAACAGAATGATT CAATTCTACTTGAAGCCTCATGGAGCTTGCTTGACTCTCCGCCTGCACAGAACTCATGGCAGTCCATAGACATTAGTTTCCAACAAACATTGGTTTCAAGCCCTATTGAAGTCTTGAATCATCTAGACGATATTTACATTGTGTCCGACGACGCGACCCAAAAAATAGACTCAAAGTCATTCACATCACCAAAAGCTTTCCAATTCCTGCTTCAATGCCTACAAGCCACAGCAAGTGGAACTCACCACGGCCGTCTTGTAAAGCTAATTATCCCTCTACAACAAGGATACATCACACGTTCAGATATCATTCCACTACGTCTCAGAGATTCCGAGTACGTTGAGACAGCAGTATCATTTGCAGAGCCCTTGCAAACCTACTCCGGAACTGGTGTGCCAGGCACAAAAGCCAGCCTCTCCGCCATCTTCTCTTCAGCGGCAGCGGGcctgcttctccatcaaaCACCAGGATCAGACATTCAAGCCGAGTATCAGACGCTGTCTTTATCAGCTGAGTCCGATCTAGACAATAGACTCTCACTGCCGTGGATACTCCCCGGAACGCCGCCGCAAAAAACGCTGGTATTAGTAGATGCGAATAGTGCCCATCCAGAAGACGGGCTGGGTCTCTACATTGCAGCACGGGAGCTCGGTATTAAACTCGTCGTGTTAGACAATGGGGGTAGTTGGCTTGAAAAGGAAGAGCACGCGCACTGGCGCGAAGCATTTATCCCAACTCGAATAACCAATCCGCCCGAAGCCGAAGTCGGCAACCACATCCTAAGATCAGTCCAGGCGTATGGCAAACCGGTAGACGGAATAATCACCTTTGCCGACTCATTCTGGCCATACATAGCGGAAATTGCACCGCAATTAGGTCTCAAAACCGCATCGCCTGAAGCTCTAAGAACAGCAACGAACAAGTACCTCCTTAGCAAATATGTCGGCCACACTGCATACAACGCATTCAACCTGGAGGATGCACTCGACATCGCAAATAAGCACCAACTCCCATATCCACTTATTGTCAAGCCCTGCGACGGATGGAGCTCAGAAGGTGTGTCCCGTGTTGACAACATCGAGGCGCTTACCACGGCTGTCCAAGTGATTGACAACTCTCGCCACGGAAACGAATTCGTCATTGAGCAATACTGCGAGGGACCAGAAGTTGACATCAACTTTGTTCTGCAAGATGGCGAgattctcttctttgaaGTGTGCGATGATCTTCCCAAGTCCGCGGACATCAACGGCCACTCGACCACTTCACACAGCAACTTCCACGAACTGAATAGTGTTTACCCCTCGATCCTCCCACAAGATGAAATTGCCTTGCTCCGCGATAGCTTCCTCAACACAATGCTAAGTCTTGGTCTAAGAGATGGTATAATGCATTTGGAAGGACGAGTTCAGTACTCATCAATGGAGTACAGGCTCCAAAACGGAATCACCGACCTCGTTCCCGCCAAGACAACCCGCCCTCCAGAAGCGTGGCTCATCGAAATAAACCCACGACCTCTCGGCATGACGGGCTCCTATATTATTGAGTCCACATACGGTATCGACTACTGGGGTCTCGCGCTACTTCTTGGCGTCAGCGACAAGGAGCGAGTTCGAGCTTTATCGAAGCCGTATAAGCTCGGTCCCCAGTATACTTGCATCATGGTCTTCATCCCCGTCGACTACCCTGTTACGTGTCAGGGTATTTTCGATTCAGAGGATGTGTGTGCCGATCTTAAGGCTAGACGGCCTGATCTCGCTAAGCAGATTAGTCGGTGTGCGTGTCTGGTGAAGAGGGGGCAGAAGGTTCCTCATCCGAGTACGGGGAGGAATACGTTCCTGGCGTACTTTAATGTGTTTTCGAGGGAGGGGAGAGACCATGCGCTTGAGTTGGCGAGGCAGGTTCGTGAGGAGGTTCGTTATTCGTTTATTTAA
- a CDS encoding ankyrin repeat protein (similar to Beauveria bassiana ARSEF 2860 XP_008597670.1), with protein MAHIVPNMLLARLRQMPLLPQDREQPEPQPSDKTDTNDGLYHPTPIDIVVVRTMLTRSVKLPPDLVDAIFDYAEYWAHSTNVIDYQAEQQEPLRINGSSMSEDKFLLRSYPIGLTGIEGQDTLSKELAYDTREAMPRPAGTDHDQNYFARVAKYPTPRLIHPVRKVVFKIKSHDQGWGGDAEAKGTYRASWTWFEAGLERFDAAHKCDPQCTRDARQETPGSDSPSLPVCALRPIYPNIEQVQNDREGDGDNSNNDSENKEAEEPEVKYRYVHPLEGQAEWEIHRNKSATSDWQEHHVTWSYLDDTKADSDAGKALDDAGRGRATGDGSFVRSLLLGDVITVWGKARFGGWVNNVDNVKIEVFWAV; from the exons ATGGCGCACATCGTGCCCAACATGCTGCTCGCCCGGCTGCGGCAGATGCCTCTTCTACCACAAGATCGCGAGCAGCCCGAACCTCAGCCCTCCGACAAGACAGACACCAACGATGGACTCTACCACCCAACCCCGATTGACATTGTCGTCGTGCGCACCATGCTCACCCGCTCCGTCAAGTTACCGCCCGATTTGGTCGACGCTATTTTCGACTATGCCGAGTACTGGGCTCATTCTACCAACGTAATCGACTACCAGGCAGAGCAACAGGAACCTCTACGGATTAACGGGTCTTCCATGTCCGAGGATAAGTTTTTG CTGCGCTCATACCCCATCGGCTTGACTGGCATTGAAGGTCAAGACACCTTGTCCAAAGAGTTGGCCTACGATACGCGAGAAGCGATGCCTCGACCCGCAGGGACCGACCATGATCAAAATTACTTTGCCAGAGTGGCTAAATACCCGACTCCTCGACTGATACATCCTGTGCGCAAGGTGGTATTTAAAATTAAGAGCCATGACCAAGGCTGGGGTGGCGATGCGGAGGCGAAGGGAACATACAGAGCTTCGTGGACGTGGTTTGAAGCTGGACTGGAAAGATTCGACGCCGCGCATAAGT GCGACCCACAATGCACGCGCGATGCACGACAAGAAACACCCGGGTCAGATTCGCCGAGTCTCCCCGTATGCGCCCTCCGACCAATCTatccaaacattgaacaggTCCAAAATGACCGCGAAGGTGACGGtgacaacagcaacaatgaTTCCGAGAACAAAGAGGCCGAAGAACCAGAGGTCAAATATAGATATGTTCACCCGCTAGAAGGCCAGGCTGAATGGGAAATTCACAGAAACAAGTCGGCAACAAGCGACTGGCAGGAACATCATGTTACATGGTCGTACTTGGACGATACTAAGGCAGATTCTGATGCTGGCAAGGCCCTCGATGATGCTGGGCGCGGACGAGCCACGGGCGATGGGTCGTTTGTTCGCAGCCTACTATTGGGCGACGTCATTACCGTCTGGGGCAAGGCCCGATTTGGAGGGTGGGTGAATAATGTGGACAATGTGAAGATTGAAGTATTTTGGGCGGTTTAA
- a CDS encoding Mg-transporting ATPase (similar to Laccaria bicolor S238N-H82 XP_001873732.1), producing MSWLKLPSLATDASTEAVLTAFAGMEPDMVLDHLQTHKDGLTDEEADTRRSIKGPNILPTHAPPSWIITLLKTIPNPFNILLIALAIINAAVPPGSWKGFTVLVVMVVISIAVRFWQEYRSSLAVFKLQSSVSCNLDVRRQSNIALSQKVSTASEGSKKTVSEQDLVPGDIVLLSPGSVMPADCLILEATFLRVSQSTWTGENDPVPKTPSTSGEKGTTLFDLNNIAFMGTSVISGNGVALVLRTGPDVLIASMANELKKRREPNSFQIGIRHVSYMLIGFMLTMVPLVLGISGYTTKDWDAAALYSISVAVGLVPEMLPAIVNANLARGAYVLSKMKAISKRLDSVQNLGAMTVLCSDKTGTLTKDEITLCHYLDCANESNANVLKLATVDSVVQGSNGNNIDGAILDYRMADGRPISTAQYEKVAAIPFNFERRRSACVVKGVTGTNLLICKGAFEEVLRLCSMVRKGGVTLPLDFQVKQTLLERANELNKDGYRVLLVAMKQIGDINKEDEDGLHELESNMILEGMITFIDPPKDDAAESIAQLKNLGVEIKVLTGDTLPVAVNVCQRLDLISRDEAAEDDDVQAITGPELALLQDTDEFDNVVKTCKVFAKLTPNQKALVIGSLRKAGNCVGMLGDGINDCIALRKADVGISVDSGASVAKDCADVILTEKGLGIIVTSVTTGRLTHGNTIKYIKMVASSNFGNVFSMLAASAWLPFTPMLGIQILAQNLLYDISQIAIPWDRVDPEYLATPKTWKTWDLLRFVVVLGPTSSVIDILTFALGWFYYGIQNTDDPEAVKRFQTHWFLQGLLTQTLIVHLLRTAKIPFIQSRAAMPLALSTTAIMIIGFVLPWIPPVQRGLSFAQPAPSYVGFLAAELLLYMAEVQVVKMIYIKIFKTWL from the exons ATGTCATGGCTCAAACTTCCTTCGTTGGCCACGGATGCCTCTACGGAGGCTGTTCTAACTGCTTTTGCGGGAATGGAACCTGACATGGTGCTCGATCACTTGCAGACCCATAAGGATGGACTCACCGATGAAGAGGCCGATACCCGTCGATCCATCAAGGGGCCAAACATCTTGCCAACTCATGCGCCTCCTTCATGGATCATCACTCTTCTCAAAACCATCCCGAACCCGTTTAATATCCTGCTGATCGCTTTGGCCATTATCAATGCTGCCGTTCCTCCAGGATCATGG AAAGGTTTCACCGTCTTAGTTGTCATGGTCGTCATATCTATAGCCGTTCGTTTCTGGCAAGAATACCGAAGCAGCCTGGCAGTCTTCAAACTCCAGTCGTCAGTTTCCTGCAATCTCGATGTTCGTCGCCAGTCCAACATTGCTCTGAGCCAAAAGGTTTCCACTGCCAGCGAAGGTAGCAAAAAGACTGTTTCCGAACAGGACTTGGTGCCTGGAGACATTGTCCTGCTCTCACCTGGATCTGTCATGCCAGCTGATTGCTTGATTTTGGAAGCCACCTTTTTGCGCGTGAGCCAGTCGACGTGGACCGGAGAAAATGATCCAGTgcccaaaacgccaagcacCTCGGGTGAGAAGGGAACGACTCTTTTCGATCTGAACAACATTGCCTTTATGGGAACGAGTGTCATCTCTGGTAACGGAGTTGCGCTAGTCCTTCGAACCGGGCCGGATGTTTTGATTGcaagcatggccaacgagCTCAAGAAGCGCCGTGAACCCAACTCTTTTCAGATTGGTATTCGACATGTCAGCTACATGCTGATTGGCTTCATGCTCACCATGGTTCCCTTG GTGCTGGGTATTTCTGGATACACCACCAAGGACTGGGACGCTGCGGCTCTCTATAGCATTAGCGTTGCTGTCGGATTGGTACCTGAAATGCTTCCTGCAATCGTCAACGCCAATCTTGCCAGGGGTGCCTATGTgttgtccaagatgaaggccaTTTCCAAGAGACTCGATTCGGTCCAGAATTTAGGCGCCATGACTGTGCTATGCAGTGACAAG ACTGGAACTTTGACCAAAGACGAAATCACGCTGTGCCATTATCTCGATTGTGCCAACGAATCCAATGCCAATGTTCTGAAACTCGCAACGGTTGACTCGGTGGTCCAAGGCTCCAAtgggaacaacattgacggcGCCATCTTGGACTATCGCATGGCCGATGGTCGCCCGATTAGCACGGCTCAATACGAAAAGGTTGCCGCAATTCCCTTCAACTTTGAGCGCCGCCGATCTGCTTGCGTTGTCAAAGGCGTAACTGGCACCAATCTGCTCATTTGCAAAGGTGCTTTCGAAGAAGTCCTCCGCCTTTGCTCCATGGTCCGCAAGGGCGGTGTTACGCTTCCTCTGGACTTCCAGGTGAAACAAACACTCCTCGAGCGCGCAAATGAGCTCAACAAGGATGGATATCGTGTACTTTTGGTGGCTATGAAACAAATTGGAGATATCAacaaggaagacgaagatggtCTGCATGAATTGGAATCCAACATGATTCTTGAAGGCATGATCACCTTCATTGACCCTCCAAAGGACGATGCAGCTGAGTCAATCGCCCAGCTCAAGAACCTTGGGGTCGAAATCAAAGTTCTCACTGGTGATACACTTCCTGTGGCTGTCAATGTATGCCAGCGCCTTGACCTCATTAGCCGCGACGAAGCCgctgaagatgacgacgTGCAAGCAATTACTGGACCCGAATTGGCTCTCCTACAGGATACCGATGAGTtcgacaatgttgtcaagaCTTGCAAAGTGTTTGCTAAGTTGACTCCGAACCAAAAGGCCCTTGTTATTGGTAGTCTCCGAAAGGCAGGCAACTGTGTGGGCATGCTTGGGGACGGCATCAATGATTGCATTGCGCTTCGAAAAGCAGATGTGGGCATTTCAGTCGACTCCGGAGCCAGTGTTGCCAAAGACTGTGCGGATGTGATCCTGACAGAGAAGGGCCTGGGTATTATTGTTACCAGTGTGACAACTGGCCGTCTTACCCATGGTAACACTATCAAGTACATCAAG ATGGTGGCTTCGtccaactttggcaatgtcttCAGTATGCTTGCGGCTTCCGCCTGGCTCCCGTTCACTCCA ATGCTTGGTATTCAAATCCTTGCCCAGAACTTGCTCTACGACATCAGTCAGATTGCTATTCCGTGGGACCGAGTCGACCCCGAGTACTTGGCTACGCCCAAGACCTGGAAAACATGGG ACCTCCTTcgcttcgtcgtcgtcctcggcCCGACGAGTTCTGTCATTGACATTCTCACCTTTGCCCTCGGCTGGTTCTACTACGGAATCCAAAACACCGACGACCCAGAGGCGGTGAAGCGTTTCCAAACACATTGGTTCCTTCAAGG TCTCCTCACACAAACCCTCATCGTGCACCTCCTGCGAACTGCCAAAATCCCATTCATCCAATCGCGCGCTGCAATGCCCCTCGCCCTTTCTACGACGGCCATCATGATCATTGGCTTTGTGCTCCCTTGGATCCCGCCAGTCCAGCGGGGCCTTAGCTTTGCTCAGCCGGCGCCGTCGTATGTTGGGTTCCTGGCGGCCGAGCTGCTGCTGTACATGGCAGAGGTGCAGGTTGTCAAGATGATTTACATCAAGATCTTCAAGACGTGGTTGTAA